A window of Microbispora hainanensis genomic DNA:
TCGGCGAGCTCCGCCACATACACGTCGTTCTGCGCGGCGGGCCCGGCCGTCGCCGTGACGGCCAGATGACGTCCGTCCGTGCTGACCGTGAGCCCGTAATAGTGGTCGGGGGCGTCCTCGCCGCCGAACACCACCGCGTCGTCCTGCCAGGGCGTACCGATCCGGTGCAACCGCACCCGCCGGTGCAGCCGCAGGTCGCCGGGGGCGAGCTCCTCGTCGGGCACCCGGCTGACGTAGTAGAAGGCGTCCCCTCCCGGCAGCCAGGCGAGCGAGGTGTTGCGGGCGCGCGGCAACGGCCCGTCCACCACCTCGCCGGACCGTACGTCCAGCACGATGATGTCGCTGCCGGGCCGCTCGGCGACCTCCATCTGGACGGCGACGCGTTCGCCCTCGCGGGACGGCCACCACGCGTACAGCCCGGTGTGGCCGGACGGATCGACGTCCACCGGATCGACCAGCACCCGCCTGCCGCCCTTGCCGTCCACGACGAGCAGGCGCCGCTGCTCGTCCCCGCGGAGCTGCTCGGCGAGGAACATGAGCGAGCCCCGCACGATCGGGGGCTCCGACACCCCGAAGGAGGACACCTGGTCCATCAGGGACGCCCACGAATCCCTGTCACGCCATTGCTCACGGCACGCCAGGAACAGGCGGTCCTGGGCCGCCGCCCAGTCGCGTACGCGGGCGTCGTCGCCGTTTTCCAGCCACCGATAAGGATCGGGCACCGGGATTCCGAACAGATTCTCCACGAGGTCGCTGCGCCGAGCGGAAGGGTAGAGAAATCGCGCCATGAAATCCCCCCGCCTTCAATGGATGCCGCCTTCAACGTGGGTGCCGCCTTCAATGGGTGCCGTGACAGGTCGAGGCACTGCGGCCCGTTCACGCCGCAGCACCTCGATTCACTCGGTTACGACTCGCCGCGGAGAATGTCCGCCTGCCAGCCGCGTACGCCGCCGATCCGGGCAGCGGGAGCGCCATCGCGATACGGCAGGTATCCAGTCATGTCGACCTCCTGGATCCGTCGACTCGCCCGATATAGGCGATTACGAGGGCAACCGTCCCCGTGCCCGGGATCGATAAACGCGAGCGCCGAATCCCGGCCTCCCACCACCGGGAATCGAAGAGCCGTCAATCATTTCGCCGTTAAATTCCCCGAAAGAAACGAAAGCCGCACGGGAATGCCCGTGGAGATCGGAGCCGTCCAAGATAGATCCCGGGCACGGCGACACCCGGGTGTGGCTTGGCCGGCACGGCCCGTCGCGAACCGTGGTCCCCGGTCAGAGCGCCCGGACGGCGGGTGAAAGGCTGGAAAGGTCCATCCGCCGGCGGAACGGGGCCAGCACCATGAGGGATATCCGCACGGAGAGCCGTCGCGGCGGGACCGAAGACCTCGACGAGGCGGCGGCCACCTTCGAGGGCCTGCGGCCACGCCTGTTCGGCATCGCCTACCGCATCCTGAGCAGCGCCACCGAGGCCGAAGATCTGTTACAGGACGTCTGGCTGCGCTGGCAGGCGTACGACCGCGACACCGTGGCCGATCCGGGGGCGTTCCTGGCGACCGTGACCACGCGCCTGGCCATCAACGCCCTCCAGTCGGCTCGCGTTCGCCGCGAGACGTACGTCGGCCCGTGGCTCCCCGAACCCGTCGACACCGGCAACGATCCCCACCTCGGCGCCGAGCGGGGCGAAGCCCTGAGCTTCGCGGTCCTGCTCCTGCTGGAGAAGCTCTCGCCCACCGAACGCGCGGCGTACGTGTTGCGAGAGGCGTTCGACTATCCCTACCGGCGGATCGCCGAGATCATCGAGGCGAGCGAGGCCGCGGTGCGGCAGCTCGTCAGCAGGGCGCGCAAACGCATCGTCTCCGAGCGCCGGAACCCGGTGACCCGGGACGAACAGCGCAGACTGCTCACCGCCTTCGTCGCCGCCGCCCGCGTCGGCGACCTCGCCAAGCTGGAAGAGCTCCTCGCCGCGGACGTGATCAGCTACTCCGACGGCGGCGGCGCCGTACGGGCCGCGCGCTTCCCGGTGGTCGGCGCGTTCCGGGTCGCGAAGTTCATCAGGGCGTTCGCGAGCCGGTTCTGGGCCGGGGTCGAAGTGGAATGGGCCGACGTCAACGGGCAGCCGGCGGCTCTGCTGCGCCACGACGGCGAGCTGTTCACGGTCCTCACCGTGAACGCCTCCGAGGAGGGCATCGACCAGGTGCTGTGGCTGATGAACCCCGCCAAGATCGCCCCGTTGTCCGCCGCGAGCTGACCGCCCGTCTCGTCGCGGGCGCGTACGCCGGCCCGCGCTCAGGTGGGGAACTCGACGTGGGCCAGTTGCTCGGAGACGGTCCACAGCCGGGCCGCGTCGCGCTCGACCTGGACCGATTTGTAGAGGGGCAGCTCCGTCGGCCCGCCGGTGAACTGGCCGAAGCCGTCGGGGCCGTAGAACCGGCCGCCCCGCGCCTGCGGGCTCGTGGCCGCGTACAGGGCCGGTCGCAGCCCGGCGTCGACCGTCTGCACGAACAGGCCCAGCCGGAGGAGCAGCTTCATGAGCCTCTCGTAGGGCGCGGGGCGGGTGCGGCCCAGGTTGGGGCCGGACGCGTAGAGATTGGTCAGGGTCGTGCCGGGGTGCGCGACGTTGCTGACGATGCCCCATCCGCCGGCCTTGCTCCGCCGGTCGAGTTCGAGCCCGAAGAGGAGATTGGCCAGCTTCGACTGCCCGTACGAGCGGACCGGCGAGTATTTCCGTTCGCTCTGCAGGTCGGCCCAGTCGACGGCGGCGGAGCGGGCGGCGCTGCTGGACATC
This region includes:
- a CDS encoding RNA polymerase sigma-70 factor, which gives rise to MRDIRTESRRGGTEDLDEAAATFEGLRPRLFGIAYRILSSATEAEDLLQDVWLRWQAYDRDTVADPGAFLATVTTRLAINALQSARVRRETYVGPWLPEPVDTGNDPHLGAERGEALSFAVLLLLEKLSPTERAAYVLREAFDYPYRRIAEIIEASEAAVRQLVSRARKRIVSERRNPVTRDEQRRLLTAFVAAARVGDLAKLEELLAADVISYSDGGGAVRAARFPVVGAFRVAKFIRAFASRFWAGVEVEWADVNGQPAALLRHDGELFTVLTVNASEEGIDQVLWLMNPAKIAPLSAAS
- a CDS encoding SDR family oxidoreductase — translated: MDAARVPDLAGKVAVVTGGSDGLGLGLAMKLAQAGAEVVLPVRNPDKGAAAVKKINEAVPEATVSTRELDLASLESIAALAATLRREARPIDILINNAGVMAPAARQTTVDGLELQFGTNHIGHMALVARLLPLLRLRGARVTTMSSSAARSAAVDWADLQSERKYSPVRSYGQSKLANLLFGLELDRRSKAGGWGIVSNVAHPGTTLTNLYASGPNLGRTRPAPYERLMKLLLRLGLFVQTVDAGLRPALYAATSPQARGGRFYGPDGFGQFTGGPTELPLYKSVQVERDAARLWTVSEQLAHVEFPT